CAGACATTTGATTTCTCCTTTCATGTTTTTGCAGAGCAATGCTCTGGAAAGGGTGGTGCTGTTTGCATTGTACTGACAGCAAGAAAAAAGCCTCATTTCTGTGGCTTTTATTTCATCAGAGGGAGTCGCTTGTCCTGATCATGGTACTACTAAGTTATCCCTGTCAGCAGGCATTTGTCTTTGAGGTTACAGTTTCTTGCAGTTACAGCTTTTTCTGACAGCAATTCTTTGCCTTTAAACATGACAAGATAATATCACGTGATGGTTAGGAGAGAGAATTAGAATAGTCATGTGAGTCAGCAAATGCCTTTCGATCTAGTGACCAGAAAAGAACCCTTTGAAAAGATAATCCAGAGGAGAATTAACTTCAGAAACTAAAATAGCCAacataaagaattttttttttttcaaaatgttagAAGCCACCCGCTGGCTTCTAACCACTCGGCATTCAGCAGCAGCTACTGGATGACAGCAGACCTGGATCCCAACAGTGCTGGGCAGAAGGAAACCCTGCAGCCTTTCTGCCTGGAGGTGAGATGCCTGTACCCTGTCTGAGCCTGCTGATTTTCTGCACGAGACCTTTCTATCTGAAGCCTGGATGCCCTTTCACAAGCAGTTGGCATCAAGAGCAATTAcaccacttcttttttttttatgcacaGGGCTGCACAGAGATAACATTAAGGGAGATGAATGAGGCCTGAAACCAAGAGATATTTCAGTGTTTGTGTGACATAAGAATAGCATTTGCTTACAACCCCAAAGGAAGGATTCAGTCTTTGAAAGCACAACATGATGTATTGTCTTTGAAATTCACTAGCTAGACACAAGCACTGGTGAATTATGAAGTATTCAACAAGACAAAAACTTATATCATGGCGTTGTGTATTAGTGGTCTTGAGGCTGCGATATATTAATGTAGGCAAACTGACAATAGCTCAGGAAAAGCTTGAGCACATGCAACCTGAGATAAAGAAACAAATGATACAGCTCAGCTTAATAACCACAGTGGGTGGCAGCCAGCCAGTACAGTCCATATGAAATCTTCAGAATAACTTCTGTCAGGCTGGAATTAGTCTTAAATACAGCCCAGGTGCAGAGTAATGCAAAAGATCTCTTCACACAGGAGTTTTACTCTATCAGCATTTCTATCAAGGTTACCAATACTACAGGCAGACCAGGAGAGTTAACCTTTTATACTGAGGCTGACCCCAAGAGAACAAGCTACCTTTTTCAACTTACCTCTCCTGTTTTCTTAATCCTTTATCTTGGGCTGTGATCTTGCAAGATTTCACAAGCTAAGTGAGGTTAGCTTGGGTCATTGGTTAGATGCAAAATCTGGGCCACTACAGTCAGGATCCTTCCCCTGAGCTGCTACGTAAGGTGAGTCTGCAACAAAGTCCTTCAGAACTTCCAAGAGTTTGGCATGCTGGGATAAAGGGCTTTGGTGTGGATTCATTACCAGGTCAGAGCTGAACTGCTATTAGGGCATGAGGCTAAGGACATTGTGgtactgaaaaaaattcttgtcTACTTGAATTCATTAAAATTCTCACAACTCTATGGAAtggcatttttttaattattacaCAAAATCTGATCATATGCAGTATTATGGAAATCCCTGAAGTTTCCCAATTACTTCCCAAAGTGAATGATGAATGTTATAATCCTATTCCCTGACTTATGTATGGAATTATACATAAGGCAACAATTTACCTTAAAAGATCCTTCAAGATAATTCTGGATTTATATTTCTAGAtaagcataaaatattttcaaaaagtcAAGGTTCTGGTCctcaccaaaaagaaaaaagtaagtTTTTATTCAGAAATACTGTTggaattatatttaaattttataattttaaagtgACATTGATGGTTCTAATTCTACCAAGACAGTAATGCAATGAAGTATAGAAGTAATATCTGGGTTGTTCAAGGGCTTGAATGAAACTATTAATGAGATTGATTGTGACTTATTTTAGAGCATCAGAAGAAGTTTagctattttccttttcaggtGAAGTAGAAATATACATAatctgtaataaaaataaagtaaggTTGCAAGTACAGAAAGAAGCCCAGGGGGAAATTATTCAGAAGCACACCTTGAGAGTTTACCCAATATATTTAGTGCTTTATTTAAAAGTCTGTACTTGAAACTCATTTACTTTTTAGAGATTATTTGCCTAAAAATTAGAATCAGTGTTAAAAAGCAGACATCAAGAATTTGAATCTGCATAAGGAAATAGAAATTACctatttgaaatacatttttgccATTCTTATGGCCTTATTAACCACACAAGTTAAGTCTGCTAGTATAAGAGAGAAAACCAGAGGCTGAAACATTGTGAGACATTCTTTGTGAAAAAGATAAGCTGAAATTCTGCTGGTCAAGATTTGTCTGCCTTTTGGAGGTCAGAAAGTTTAAAGGATAAGAAGTTTCTTTTAAACAATAGACGATGCCACTGTTTTGGAAATTTGGATGTAGTAAACCAGTTCAAATAAATAGGAAAGATATTTTAGATTCTCCCAGGCTTTGAAAGAGCTGCTTCCCCCAGaggtttttttgtcttctctgtgTTATCtcattgaagaaaaaataaaatagccaTAAATAACTGTACGTTATGAACTGGTCTGTCCTTTAAATGAGTATCCTACACATACCAAAAAATTGATTCTTGACACAAGATACATTCAAACAAGCACTGAAAGGGTCTTCCTTAGAAacacaattttaaataaatgggaGACCCATCAGAGgaaatagatttatttttcctttctgacaATGTATTGCATTTTGGGAGTTAAGGCCAAAAAGCAGAAGACaccaaaacaaagaaaggaaCACCATGGTTTTCCAGTCCTCTTCCTGTTTGTCTGCCCTCCATGCCAGGTACAACAGGACAGCATATGAAGCATGTAAAACCTCCAGGCTTTGGAATCACAGTTGAAGACAACTCTGCGCTTGAAGCAGAACAGACAGTCTAGCATGCCCTCAGGTTTGACAGCTTTGTTGCAACTCAATCCAAGTGATGTATCTTACAGCTGACACCATGATAAAGCTGAGGAGAGGCCCTTGCATAGCTAGTGAAAGTGGCTAACAAAGACAAATGGGCCTGATGGCAGAATTCACCAAGCCTTGAGTTTCCTTAACACCTGCAATAATCCTCTACAAAGTGgaagggatttttattattgaCTCAACAATAATGCATATTCTAATCCATGTCTCTGTGCTGTCACTGgcctaaaactgacattttATTTGAATGCACTGAAGCTCCAGAGTTTTATATCTACCAAATCTTGTAGCACAAACAGAACACTGGAGTTATAATAGATAAGTACTGCATTTTCAGAAACAGTTATTTCTGCCCACCACCTTATAAATACATTGCCAGTTCCCAGAATAGGAATTCCTTATCTCATTACCATGGTATTGCTCTTTTAACTCTACTTAATATGCAGAGAGAAGAAGCAGTTGGTTAATATTGCTTTTTTGACACAATACTGCATCAGCGCAGGTGCAATTGCAGAAGACTTATGAATACAAAGTAGAACAGCAGTAAGTTAGTAATGATATGTCAGTTACGACTGTCTTTTTTAATTCAACTGCATTACTGAGAATGGGAgtggaaaatacattttactaGTCTGGTTAATATATATATCCTACTGTACAGTCCATTGGCATGAAGGGATCTGTGTATTAAATGTACCAGATGTTAtgggagcagcactggaagGTAAACAAATTGAGCCACAGATCATATCATACACATACTCAGACACACAAAGCTTGGAAAGGTAGAAAATCCAATATGTTTCTATCCTAGATGAAACACTGATTATCATCTTTCTGTCATACATCTCTGAGCCTGCTTGGAGATGGGGTTCAATTACCCTGTGACAGGAAGTAAGGCTGATGTCCTATTTTCTGCTATGttgtagccaggagagctgatTTAGTGAATTCAGTGCCATGTTCACATGTAGATAAGGTCTTCTCTTTCCTATAAAAAGTCTTTTTATTTCACAAGCTGCCATTGAAATCTTCAAAATCAGTTGTGACTAACATATTGCTTGAGCAGAAAACCTAAAACAGCAACTCTGACTCCTTCTCTGGAGCATTAACTTGCATAACCCAGTTGGTGGAATAAATATTAGCATTAGTAACTGCTttgctgacaaaaaaaaaaggtggtaaCTAATTTTCTTAATGACAGTGCTCTATTTTCTTCCCATCTTCAGGATGGAGCTCTGAATGACAAGGCTTCACCACCTTGACCTCTCTTTGTGTCAAGAGTAGTGCAGGAGCTGTTGATTTTTCCTGTTCATTTTTATGGGTAGTTTAGAAAGTTGTATTTTTGCTTGTTCTGTACCTGAGGATAGTTCAACCCCTGTGAATGTTACAGATTTTACATCAGGAATGATGCCAGAGATAAGtaggggacaaaaaaaaattctatagCATCCTACTAGTGccttcaggaaaagaaaggtaATACAGAAGACTCTGTTTGACCATCTACCCATTCTAGAAAGCAGGGACTACTTTGTGTGGATCTTTTACACTTGAAAATTTTCCATGAGTAGTGTTGTTCTTTAGAGAAAACTTGATCAAAATCTGATAACATAAATACTGTGAATTACTTTGCCCAAAAAGAAGCTTCAGCCATAAAGAGACCAAGTTTAAGTGTGCTTCATTATTCTTCAGTCCCAACCATTTATATAGACTTTACTCTTTAAAATTTCCTGTACTTTCCTCCACTTATtcccaaagcaaaaaaagaaagggaaaaaaaaagaaagaaaaataaaaaaaatcaatccatACATTCCAGCTGCAAAGACTCAGACCTTTGTCCCTATACTCTGGCACATTCTTTCAGAGGCTTAATGAATCTGGGCTGCAAGTTCATACTGTAGTCATGTTACAGGGTAACACTTTCTTTAGAGAATGtttgaaagcagaaaaggaagggagggagggagggagggagggagggagtggTAACTCTTGAATTAGCTTTAAAAAGTGTGACAAAAGCCAAAAGAgtaaaaagctccactctgaacCAAAAGTCATGTATAAAATAGAGCCactaacaacaacaacaacaaaagataCCAATACAACAATTTCTGATTAAATGCTTATTGAAGCTAAAGACACAATTTTGTGATTTCTAAAGGCTTTGTTTTTAATCTCTACCTTAAAAACAAGTTTAAGGAGAATGAATGTTCCTGGTTTTTATATGAACACGTCCTCTCTAAATTGCTACATTATTGGTTTTAATTCAGCTCAGTTTGGTGAAGACCTGCCAGTGGAGTACCTGGACAGGCATCACTGCACCTTATTTAATGAACCTGAAATTCAGTCAACTTGCTTAAGTAGTAGTGATGGATATATTGTTTTCATTCAATCCCATGCAAAATTTGACAACTTTGTCTTGATTTGGAGGTCCTGCAGAGGTAAAACAGAACAACAGAgatagagagaaaaataaatcttcctATATATGATGTTGGCGTCATTCACAGGTgttcaacaaaaataaaaagaagaccATAGTTTTGTAACTTCAAGAGACCAGACAATTTGAATTGGCAGACAACTTGCCGTTGTCAACAGGTGACAAGACCACAACATATGTACTCAGAACTAGCACAGACTAACAAtctgaataaaaaagaaaaagtcaagGTCACACGTGAGCAGGGTGGCACAGAAATCTAATCAGGCCCTTAAAAAGGGGACATCCATCCTTTTTCTGCCAATTTCCAGTCTAATCTACATCTTTTATTCACATTTAAAAGCTTTAGATGGGAGGCTAACAACTAAAGCAGTGACAAGCTCATAACTGCAATGATATTACTGGCTATAGGACAACAACTATGTTGACTAACCCATCCAAATACCATTAGGTAAGTCAACTGCTTTGCTAAGTACACACAAATATCCTGAGTTGAAGGTAGCAATTAAGAGTAGAACTTTTTTTATTCTACTTTCATCACCTTTGGCTACCCGAAATACATGCAGGGCAAACCCCAGCAATTCATGTCATCCAATTTACCAGTTTCATGTAAAATTTCAAAAATCTTACTGCTGTTACAAGGCTGAAGGCTGATCTGTGATCCTTAGAAAAGGATGATAAAAGAATTTCTTGGGACACGCTACACAAATCTGATTCATTTTATGTTAGATCAGTCATTCTTAGTGTATGAACCACAAAATCTGAGGACCTCTGTCCACTCTTACAGTGAAAGACAaccaagaaaaggaaaatcactGTCACCAGGACTCTCTTTGTAAGGGCTGACACAAAAACTGTTTCAAAAAAATGCTTAAAGGTCTGCAGGTGAAAACAGACTGACAAGAAATGTGTTAGAATTATATTAATATAGgtttatatagatatataatcTTGACTGGTGTCTCATCTCCACTGCTGCTGAAATGCTACACAGCTGGTGACTCTTTTCAAAACTGACATCCAATTGAAATCAACTTGTTTTCAACAATAAACTTGCAgagatggagaagaaaaattaaagcattttttaaatttccagtTTTTCCAGACTAATAGATCTCTTTTCACTGAGAATTTCATTAAGTTTCCAAACCTGTttggaaattattattattacctaAATAATTTAGTTATtagttaataattttaaaaaatccatccAAAACATCTTGGTTTTAGCAAAGTGCTGATGAATCCAAATATTTCTGAAGGAACCATACTTGGTGAACTCTTGCATGGAACAATGGCTTCTgccatcctggtacaagcaaCTGTATTTCCATCAGGTTTGTTCAGAATTAGAGACCTGGATGGCTTTAGCATCTCCTCATTGCCTTTGGCATTATGTGCAATTTCACTACCACTCTTCACTTTGAAAGTGATCAGGATATAATTTTTTCTCAGCAAATCCAGATATCTTCTAGTCTGTGAGAAAATTTAGGTTTGTGTGTGTATAATACATGCTATATTATACAGATCTTTTAATACAATAAATTGTATTATAAGTTGTAAatgatgtgtgtgtgtgcatctttttcaatttaaatataaaaaccCCGAACAAACAAAATCTGCAACAAGTAAAAGGAAAAGCCATAACAGGGAAAGAGGAGGTAAAGTGTTTCTTTTCTTGATGTCAACTGTGAATATTACTGTTTCAACTGCTaaacatttttatcttttcccaAGGGCATAGCACCTTCTACTACTTCAAGAAGCTTTTTTGTCTCACTTTCTAAGCCAAAAGTTTACTGTAGGTCATTCTTGTTATCATCCTTTTATGACTTCCATCACTTTCTGCATCAGGCTCACAAACCTCACCCCCAGGGCACAAGCTCCAGTCTGCTAACACCCAGTCTCATTCCCACTTTCTGTATAACTTACTTTCCTTCCACAAAATAAACAGTTCTTCTGTACAATTTTGCCTGGTTATCTTCATAAATTTTTTATGCCAATTAATTCCTTCTTCTTTCTGTACCATCcttaatgtatttttcattaaagtTTCCAGCAATGTATCTGTAGTAACATTTTACCTGGAGCTGTTGCAGGAACTACCACAGGCTCTGGACACACTTTGCCATGGCTGACTAGAAGTAGTATTCTGTGGAAACACACTCTATGGCACATGACAGGGTCTTAAACAAACGTGCTTCTAGATTTATTATCACAGGATTCCAGTTTTGTGACAGAAATAGGAGGTGCAGCAACTTTTAACACTGGTTCTCAGGATTTATAGCAAAGACACTGCACCCTGTGATCTCAGCTCGTTCCCTCTCTTTGCAGCATCCTGAAAATAATGGAGCCCTCTCTGGCAGAGCAATGAAGTGTTGTGACCGTGTGCCCTCTCAAGCAGCtcaagcaaaggaaaatatgAACAGCACACATAGCAGGttacttaaaaaaatcccacaatgCTTTAAGTGTGTCATGGTTATCAGGGATAGATGGTGCAACAACAGCTGTGATGCACCATCCCTCCAGTTCAGGTTGTAAATAACTGGGGACATTCATCCAAGTAGGACCTCTGTGTGATTCTGCATATATTTATGGTGTGGTCATGGACAAGCCCATAAAAAAACCTCCAGGTTTCAAGTAGCACCCTCAGTTCTGTAGGAAAACCACTGCCAAATGGGATGTGTACTTCTCTATGACTTGCAGGGTTGATTATTTGCTGCAAGGAAATGTGCCTCAATGACTGCCCTTTTCATTGTAAACAAATATTCCCATCCAGGCCCCAAGTAACGCTCCATCTAATCCTATATCCATTCTCCTGCAAAAGTCATTCCCTCATTGTCTTGCTCACGCAGGTGTTTGACATGTTAAGTGATTATGACGGACTCTTCATTACTGACAATTTCTGGGGGTTAGCTGTTCATGGTTGAAGTCTGGTTCTCAGGTATTAGACTCAGCAGATGGACTGCAGATGGCAGATCTGTTGCCCAGAATTTAAAAGTGGCTGCAGAAGAAATTGTAATGCTTGCTTGCAGCATGGTGGGAGAGACTGTGAAACTGGAAGCATTAGGAAGCAACCTAACAAAAGCTGCAGTGATGAAAAAAGTTAAAGAAACTGTATTTCAGTAGAAATGCAGACTGTTTTACACTGGGAGACTCACTCAGAATACCTTGTCACTGTCATTTAAATAAGACAATATTATATATCATTTATATTACAAAGGCAGTGTGGAGATGTGCTTGTATAATGACTACATCTCATACTTCAGGTATGGATGCTTGCTCTTCCCATAATCAAACAAACAATGTAATAAGACAGCCAGCTGTCTTATTACCGCTGGAGAACTGTCTCTTCCCAAGGACCCCTTATTGGTACACACATCTGCCCATAGAAAATGAAATGCCTCCAAGGCAGCATGTCTGAACAAGTACACAAATTAGGCTGGCATTTCTCTATTTTGTCTGcctattagaaaaaaaaatcaacttacAAGGCATAATAGATCCCTGTTAGCATTTGCACCATGAATTCAGATGAAACTGGAATCCTACTGTTGACTCCCTTGTACTTTCTCACTTGTTGGCGAGGATATCCACAGACACAAATTCTAAAGAAATCATACATTTGTCATTAGTAAATAATGTGGAACCACCTTTGTAGTTTATAGACTTTCAATACTTCACCAGTAGTGACCAGTTTCTAGAAGCCCTGAGTTACTTCTTCTAAAAATGCAAGAATGACATCCAAGTAAGTTAACATTCTGATGAAGAGAGACTTAGTAGCTGCTCAAATGCAAAAAAACTGGATTTACAACTTGAGACCAGCACAACTTATTTTGTGCCGTAATTTTCACATTTACAATCTATATTTGTAATTTAAGAAAGTGATAAAAATTGAATTAGATTTACTGGAAGAAAACACATTCATTGTAGATTTAAAGAAAACCCCCTAAATTTCCCATTGCTCAAACCAATTAAAGGAGTTATTCTAAATATCCAAATAGCAGAATAGAGATTTCACCACATCCAAACAGGACACTGAAAGATATTCAGGGCTTCTGACACATAGTCCCTGTATTCTAGCACGCTGTCTATTCTAAATTACTGTCAGGGTAAGATTTTCAGTAAGCAGAGAAACATGAATGACAAAACCAGTCAGGAATAAAGAACAATGAAAGAATTTAAATTGTATAGCATTAAATAATTCAGTAATCATTCAACATTTTGAAGTAGAAAGACTTGCTTGCATCTACTGGTAACTTGCTTGGGGTTCTTTtggacattttaaaaattatttattccaaATACAATAAAAACCTAATCAAGCAGAATAACCAACATCAGTCTCCTTTCCACAATCCTTAGCTTCTAAGTATTTTTACCTCATATATTGAAGCAGTTTATCTAACAAAGATCTTGTAATTACTCTTGTAAATATTGCCAAGTGCTTCAAACTCCAAAGTCTCTTGCCTCCTTTGAAGAGAAGGCAATCTTACAGGCATCCATTATCATGCTTTAGTTGTGAGAGAAGCCTAGGAACTATCCTGGAGAAAAGTTGCTGCAGGTGACTTCTTGGTCTCTTGGGTTTCCTGGGTTAAGGAGAGCATTCTAATTTTTCCCTTAACATACAGTCCATTTTTGAAAATCCAGAGACAAACATGCTTACTACCCATTTCTCTTCTTTGAAAAAAGATATTAATCAAAAAATAGACATTGTAATTAAAGCTGAGGTAGGCTTTGTTTTGAGGTCAGGAGGGGCATGTTGCCattgttattttggttttttgaagCAACAGCTGATTTTGGAAATGCTCAATGTATCCATAAAAATGGATGTATGTCTAGTTTCAACACCTACTATAATTACAAGAAAGTTTAAACATGCACAGCATCcgaatttatttatttctgcaatGCAAAATATACCACACTTCTAAAAGACACTTCGCTTTTCTTTAGTTAACACAACTACAACTACtgctattaaaaacaaacagttCTCTTTGACTTCTCCTCTTAAAGGAGAAGCTTAACCTGCATATAAGCCAGGCTATTGTTCCCCATTTTGAGATCTCAACCCAAAGTTATATAAGAGACactttaaaagcaaataatgcagctgcagctgtaaACACCTATGAGGAGAAGTCAAGTTTAAAAGTGGCCTTTGGGAACTCAAAGcttgtttttataaaaaaattccaaactgaCTGCACTTCTATTAGGTAATGCCATTTCAAGAGTAAACAACCTACAGAAATTACCTTGAAGAAATTTGACACAATGACTGAAGAGACATTGCAGGCATGTAGCTTAAGGCAGCATTGTAACAGAGCAGAAGGAAAGTCAGCACTTCAAACCTGGGATTTGAAAGAAACATTGGAATTCCATTaccaactttattttttaaaaggaaacaaatttaCAGGGAAGTTTTAAAGAATTATTTGAACAGATCTGGCATTGTATTTCAATTTCATCAACAACTGAGTAAGCTTTTCCCCTACATGTAGTAATATGGCCTGCTGATCTTTCTGCATCTATGTTTACACATGtttaggaaaataataattaaaaaaaaaaaaaaaaaaaccaaccaaaaaaaaaccacatgaCAAAACACAACATACACCTATCCTCCTTCAGTCTGCAACTATACCAAAAATTAGAAGCTCAGATCCATTAGAGACTCTCAAGCAAAACCCCATGATACAATTTCACCTGTTCTGGGCTGTCAGCATCTCCCTCTGAGGATGAGGTCCACTGTACACAACCCTGGACAAACCGTGCTGCGACAAAGCTCCTTCAGTGAGAGCCATGGAGCCAATACTGGaaggctgaagaaaaaaagggtCATTCAGAGCCTGTCCACCTCAAATCTTGCTATAATGCAAGTGAAAATAGCCAACAATAAGCATCACCACATTTATATATGAATTTTCAACAGGCTTAATGTTATCTGACCGTTCAGATGTTATCTGTTAATTTTACACCAAATAAGGCATATggcttcagaaaagaaaaaaaatacatagttGCTGCATGGGTATTATGCAATTATGACTATTCCACCTTGAAAAGGCCTCAGAGACCAGTTACCAGTATTCAGAAATCTCAGATGTTCCTATGTCATCATACAACGTGTTAAAACTACTTTTCACTTTTGCTCTTAACAAACACATCCCCACAGCATATAGGGCATTTCAAAGACCCTGTCTGATGCTCTCATTGGTTTGAACTCCACGGCCCTTCAGGTTCTGGCCAGTGAGAtgcctgcagcctggggagataCTTGATTGGCAAAGACCCCTGACAATCATGGTAACACTGCCCTTCTCAATCAGGAATTTCACTTCGTAGGTGTCACTTACTTCATGATAGACCGAAGGCTTGGACAAAGATGGAATTGTGAAACTCAGCACTTTGTTATGTCCCTCTTTGTCAACTATCTCCTGAAAAAGACAGAAGATATAAATGGTTACACTGTACTACAGAAAACAGACATCCTAAGGTGTTAAATACTACTTATTATAGGGACTGATAGGGATACTATAACAATCCAAGCTGCAAGCTAGAAATTATCTCTCTTGCTTTTTATCGCCACACATTTTGTTTATGAAAACTCTTCAAATAACTTGGCCATGGTCACATTCATTTGCATATATAACCCACATTAAAAACACTAAGAGGAAACATCATGTTTAAAACAGCAtcatctttttttaattatacaCAATTTGCTAATTGTGAACAATCAATAATGCTGTTCTGAAAACTATTAACCATCAAGTAAGCACTCAACAAGTAATTTGTTTTGGAAATATTACAGTTCTGGAATGACTGCAGTCTCACATGATTTGACAGCAGCAGATCACAACATTATCAAAAGCCCAAGTCTGATAACTCACTCCATGGAATTAAAAGAAGCATGGATGCAAAGCTTTAGAGAAGCTGCTTTCCTGAAAGATACCACCACAGCAGTAGCTGGCAGACTTCTTGCTCCTCTAAGTTAACAGAAGACTAATGGATAAGGCAAAACAAGATGTGGTTTTGTACCACAGAAGAGCACTGaagtatttcaaataaaaaatttttaaagaacCAAAGCAGACTTGATCAAAACAAACACCACACACTAGattttacttttctcttttctaaatTTCAGCAGCTGATTTCACATATCCAGAAGTAATAATCATGAGAGAAATTTCAGTGTCTCTTAACACCCATGTGTTAGAAGGCTGAAGGTCTAACTTCACACAGTAATTATTACAACTCctgtcttaaaataaaatacgAAGCAGTAAAGGAAgactgaaaaaattaaaagggcaCACAAAGCTGCTCCTTCTGAAAAGCTGCACAGCTCCTCCACTCTCCACATAAAACACTGacactttaatttttaatattgctTCTGGATTAATGTGGAAAACATGTTCCTCAATATataggagaaagggaaagaaaatggctACACCCAAACTTCTAAattctaaaaatattattatttgtaTTCTTCATTATAATCAGATTTGTAATTAAGTTTCAGGAGTACATTTGAGGATGTATTTGTAGTGTATGATGTGTATTaaagtgtatttaaaaaaaccctgataaCTACAGCtaggaaagcaaaaaatttcAACTGCATGCACTACCACTGTACATCCCTAAACTGAAGGTAGAACAATCCAGTTCATGATCTCAAGGTTCAGCCACAATAATTCCACGTCTCACAATGTAG
This sequence is a window from Anomalospiza imberbis isolate Cuckoo-Finch-1a 21T00152 chromosome 1, ASM3175350v1, whole genome shotgun sequence. Protein-coding genes within it:
- the LOC137483869 gene encoding hyccin-like; protein product: MLAVDTGVVEEWLSEFKTLPEASISKYATNLKDKTALISSLYKVIQEPQSELLEPVCHQLFEFYRSGEEQLLRFTLQFLPELMWCYLAVSASRDLQSSGCIEALLLGVYNLEIVDKEGHNKVLSFTIPSLSKPSVYHEPSSIGSMALTEGALSQHGLSRVVYSGPHPQREMLTAQNRFEVLTFLLLCYNAALSYMPAMSLQSLCQISSRICVCGYPRQQVRKYKGVNSRIPVSSEFMVQMLTGIYYAL